The Candidatus Aegiribacteria sp. genome includes the window CTTTTGGCTTCTTCTCTCTTGGCGTATCTATTGTATATACGTTATATCACATATGGAGGTGGTATATGTCCAAGCAAATGATAATACGTATTGATCCTGTACTGAAAAGCAGAGTTGAAAATTATGCCCGGTCAGAAGGAAAAAACGTAAGCATGGTTGTGAGAGAATTACTTGAGGACTACATAATAGACAGAGACATCAGCGGCTACATCGACGACCTCTGGAACCGCATAGGAACAAAAATCAGAGAACAG containing:
- a CDS encoding CopG family transcriptional regulator, translating into MSKQMIIRIDPVLKSRVENYARSEGKNVSMVVRELLEDYIIDRDISGYIDDLWNRIGTKIREQGISADDIDAIIEQTRTEK